The following are encoded together in the Coffea arabica cultivar ET-39 chromosome 1c, Coffea Arabica ET-39 HiFi, whole genome shotgun sequence genome:
- the LOC140038798 gene encoding secreted RxLR effector protein 161-like → MIELGYNRSQCDCYVYHNKLEDGSMIYLILYVDNMLIVVRNKADIQKLKSFLSAEFEMKDLCAAQKILGMEIFRDRSQKKLFLSQKSYIENSEAEIEYMAKVPYSSAVGSLIYVMVCIRPDLAHAVSVVSRFMANPGKERWLAVKRIFRYLRDASDVGLIYGGDIECLITGYSDSDYTGDIDSRRSMAGYVFTFGHSVASWKATLQPTVTLSTIEAEYMALTVATKEGIWLRGLVGDLGLH, encoded by the exons ATGATTGAGCTCGGCTACAACAGAAGTCAGTGCGATTGTTATGTATATCACAACAAACTTGAAGATGGTTCGATGATCTACTTGATTCTGTATGTAGATAATATGCTTATAGTTGTGAGGAACAAAGCTGATATACAGAAGTTGAAAAGTTTTCTCAGTGCAGAATTTGAGATGAAAGACTTGTGTGCAGCACAGAAAATTCTGGGAATGGAGATTTTTAGGGATAGAAGTCAGAAGAAGCTTTTTTTATCACAGAAGAGTTATATTGAGAAT TCAGAAGCAGAGATAGAGTATATGGCTAAGGTTCCCTATTCTAGTGCAGTGGGTAGTTTGATATATGTCATGGTCTGCATTAGACCTGATCTGGCACATGCAGTCAGTGTTGTTAGCAGATTTATGGCTAATCCTGGGAAGGAGCGCTGGCTGGCCGTGAAGCGAATTTTTCGTTACCTGAGGGATGCGTCTGATGTTGGTCTCATCTATGGAGGTGATATAGAGTGTTTGATTACAGGCTATTCAGATTCTGATTATACTGGAGATATTGATAGTAGAAGGTCGATGGCTGGTTATGTTTTCACTTTTGGGCATTCTGTAGCTAGTTGGAAAGCAACTCTACAACCTACAGTGACTCTGTCCACTATTGAGGCAGAGTATATGGCACTGACGGTGGCTACTAAAGAGGGAATTTGGTTAAGGGGACTGGTTGGAGATCTTGGCCTACATTAG
- the LOC113737474 gene encoding uncharacterized mitochondrial protein AtMg00300-like — translation MTKNLISLNTLDSKGFRFSGGSGDLCISKDSLVVLKGIKHGILYILQGSTLTGSATAAVASFEDRRSNMTKLWQIRLGHMSEMGMQILSKRDLLKDHKVTDLGFCEHCTFGIPHRRKFGKAIHRTKGTLDYIHSYC, via the coding sequence ATGACGAAGAATCTGATATCACTTAATACTCTTGACAGTAAGGGTTTTAGGTTCAGCGGAGGAAGTGGAGATTTGTGCATCAGTAAAGATTCATTAGTGGTTCTCAAAGGAATTAAGCATGGCATCCTGTACATCTTACAGGGTTCAACGCTAACAGGTTCTGCCACTGCTGCTGTTGCATCTTTTGAAGATCGTAGGTCTAATATGACCAAGCTGTGGCAGATTAGGCTTGGTCATATGAGCGAAATGGGGATGCAGATTCTGTCTAAACGTGATCTTCTAAAAGACCACAAGGTCACCGATCTTGGATTCTGTGAACATTGTACTTTCGGTATACCACATCGCAGAAAGTTTGGGAAGGCAATTCACAGGACAAAAGGCACACTTGATTACATCCATTCTTACTGTTGA